In Lineus longissimus chromosome 7, tnLinLong1.2, whole genome shotgun sequence, a genomic segment contains:
- the LOC135491133 gene encoding actin-related protein 8-like → MPPTSTKRPFSQIIPEPPAEVVQGTTIVVIQPGSYNLRIGRASDPYPQTIPHCIARRHRFPGKQKHYEDPWMVRPEFSHSEFKHQLKAAVKTADEVLLTRPMMSGEYRKSTQYKQLLTSNMQSKGETTEVMSPTHWTNTHSKPQYLIGEEALHVKPSDHYNLYWPIRRGRLNLHPGPNGSLTAVLQDLETIWSEAIKNSLDIPLKNLKHYRAVVLIPDIYNRLHVKELLNIVLNRMGFSSAIVIQESVCATFGTGVGSACIVDVGDQKTSVCCVEDGISHRDTRFHMDFGGIDISRSFYVLLHRISFPYKEVSLSKRMDALLLQELKESFCHLDQDSSGATQQSFQVKHPNERIRKYCLWMGDECILAPMAFFCPDLLGIKGENLTHVQQDTIVGDAEDPYDDFYLQQTQQQSSKKKAEAETEASQNADMPASLNEDSISNIMPSQFDEDSIDQSDSITISETQTSTRPASQMEEKIVEEKLPLLALDQAVLKSIDRCESDDMKKRMYSCIVVVGGGMMFEGAQSWLQYRIWTQMPGHFRLQLETMDVITRPKDFDPRLTCWKGAAILACLDTGQELWVKQREWKKYSVKVLRERAPFVW, encoded by the exons ATGCCTCCGACTTCAACGAAGAGGCCATTCAGTCAGATAATACCCGAACCACCCGCAGAG GTTGTCCAGGGCACAACAATAGTCGTCATCCAACCAGGTTCATATAACCTTCGCATCGGACGGGCATCAGATCCTTATCCACAGACAATCCCACACTGCATCGCAAGAAGACATCGGTTTCCAGGAAAACAGAAGCATTATGAAGATCCGTGGATGGTGCGACCAGAATTTTCA CATAGCGAATTCAAACACCAGCTGAAGGCTGCCGTCAAAACTGCTGATGAAGTCCTATTGACTCGGCCAATGATGAGCGGAGAGTATCGCAAATCTACACAGTATAAACAA CTTCTGACGTCGAATATGCAGTCTAAAGGAGAGACAACCGAAGTGATGTCGCCAACGCACTGGACCAACACGCATAGTAAACCCCAGTATCTTATCGGGGAGGAG GCTTTGCATGTGAAGCCATCAGATCATTACAACCTATACTGGCCAATAAGACGAGGACGTTTAAATCTCCACCCGGGACCGAATGGCAGTTTGACGGCGGTGCTGCAAGATTTAGAAACAATCTGGTCAGAAGCCATCAAAAATTCACTCGATATTCCTCTGAAGAATCTAAAg CATTACAGAGCTGTGGTCCTCATCCCAGACATTTACAATAGACTTCATGTTAAAGAGTTATTAAACATTGTCTTAAACCGGATGGGTTTCAGCTCAGCAATCGTGATACAGGAAAGTGTGTGTGCCACGTTTGGAACAGGTGTTGGAAGTGCGTGTATAGTTGATGTCGGGGATCAGAAAACGTCAGTGTGCTGTGTGGAGGATGGGATATCTCACCGTGATACAAG ATTTCATATGGATTTTGGTGGCATTGACATCAGCCGAAGTTTCTATGTGTTGCTACACAGGATCTCTTTCCCGTATAAGGAAGTCAGTCTCTCGAAACGAATGGATGCCTTGTTACTTCAGGAGCTCAAGGAATCATTTTGCCATCTTGATCAG GACTCCTCTGGTGCTACTCAGCAGTCCTTCCAAGTCAAACATCCTAACGAGCGCATCCGCAAGTACTGCCTCTGGATGGGAGACGAGTGTATCCTTGCCCCGATGGCCTTCTTCTGTCCAGACCTCCTCGGGATCAAGGGGGAGAACCTCACACATGTGCAGCAAGATACCATCGTTGGCGATGCGGAGGATCCCTATGATGATTTCTATCTCCAGCAGACACAGCAACAG TCTTCGAAAAAGAAGGCAGAAGCTGAAACTGAAGCCAGTCAGAATGCAGACATGCCGGCCAGCCTGAACGAAGACAGCATATCAAATATCATGCCATCACAATTTGACGAGGATTCAATCGACCAATCAGATAGCATTACGATATCAGAGACGCAGACAAGCACACGACCAGCTAGTCAGATGGAGGAAAAGATCGTTGAAGAGAAGCTCCCCCTTTTGGCCTTGGATCAAGCTGTTCTGAAGAGTATTGATAGATGTG AATCAGATGACATGAAGAAGCGCATGTACAGCTGTATTGTTGTGGTCGGAGGCGGGATGATGTTCGAGGGAGCCCAGAGCTGGTTACAGTATCGCATCTGGACACAGATGCCGGGACATTTCAGGCTGCAGCTGGAGACGATGGATGTAATCACGAGGCCAAAG GACTTCGATCCCAGACTTACTTGTTGGAAAGGTGCTGCCATCCTAGCATGCCTGGACACGGGCCAGGAATTGTGGGTAAAACAACGAGAATGGAAGAAATATAGCGTAAAGGTGCTGCGGGAACGAGCTCCATTTGTGTGGTGA
- the LOC135491471 gene encoding NCK-interacting protein with SH3 domain-like, whose protein sequence is MYKAKFDFTSKEPKALSFRAGDQFTVIEFVDKHWCQAQNGYGQVGFVPNDYIEKDEVAVAEVVKSIDRAIENIHHAASASNGNYSHQQRENLQKLILHRKNVIEEHNAGRSFVPQQPRRQAPAPPQRQESIPQNQRQGSEKRRSAPPPPTAPNEPVASPKKEHGHHHSKTEKSPGHHSSKENSPKIQISRQEEAKATTSEKTKDSPKKLPIENNGNLDLSDQKLRAMSPLKSLTTSPTRTMTALLGATKPHIPDEIGVELVEMVRKNTNLSHEKCQETLYMVLDHIKRNVPSVEYVMDEILKKTTDNEKYSDNIENSHDAQRLSVILSQMAECKDDSQQRSWALHEDEAMIKGCLEELISILSNANQSICRQVISRNHFEALDTLVLYYQMETRVSIRLLLLKSFGALCNLEARVISELLTSVLAVELARDLQTDLSNTQKFCFSSLVLTMLFSMGEPLPVYHYEQLNQTFIEFIFDQIENPHDAEMEDEIADTLTALILSFNLHIKDARDNVILKVLAERGQAKVFTEKVMMLMNSGDDPVKMFDHEPRPDNSVLKFLCDLYCLESTSDLLYTNDAKVLIDVVIRHLCDLSPGNKMRSHILNLMHLIMKNSSYCEHEHRKAELQSLLMDISKEEDKESEQDRWLIRLIWKDLPQYFGFPTM, encoded by the exons ATGTACAAAGCAAAGTTTGATTTTACATCAAAGGAGCCCAAGGCTCTGAGTTTTAGGGCTGGAGACCAATTTACTGTGATTGAATTTGTTGACAAGCACTGGTGCCAGGCTCAAAATGGCTATGGACAAGTTGGCTTTGTCCCCAATGACTACATTGAAAAGGATGAG GTAGCTGTTGCTGAGGTGGTGAAATCTATTGACCGAGCTATTGAAAACATACACCATGCAGCCTCTGCTAGCAATGGAAATTATTCTCATCAACAGCGAGAAAATTTGCA AAAACTTATTCTTCATCGCAAAAATGTGATAGAAGAACACAACGCTGGCAGAAGTTTTGTTCCTCAGCAACCTCGTAGACAGGCACCAGCACCTCCCCAGAGACAGGAAAGCATCCCACAAAACCAGAGACAAGGCTCAGAAAAACGAAGGAGTGCCCCACCTCCACCAACTGCTCCAAATGAACCAGTCGCCAGTCCGAAAAAAGAACATGGCCACCATCACTCCAAGACGGAAAAATCTCCCGGTCATCATTCGTCGAAAGAAAATTCCCCGAAAATTCAGATCAGTCGTCAGGAAGAAGCAAAAGCTACAACAAGTGAGAAGACTAAAGACTCGCCAAAGAAATTGCCCATCGAAAATAACGGAAATTTGGACTTGTCTGATCAGAAATTGAGAGCTATGTCACCATTGAAGTCGCTTACAACGTCGCCTACAAGAACAATGACTGCGTTACTTGGTGCTACTAAGCCACATATACCGGACGAGATAGGTGTGGAGCTCGTAGAGATGGTACGCAAGAATACCAACCTGAGTCATGAGAAATGTCAGGAGACCCTTTATATGGTGTTGGATCATATCAAACGGAACGTTCCCAGCGTGGAGTACGTTATGGATGAGATACTCAAGAAGACTACAGACAACGAG aaATACTCGGACAACATCGAAAACAGCCATGATGCACAACGCCTCAGTGTGATTCTCTCGCAGATGGCCGAGTGTAAGGACGACTCTCAGCAAAGAAGCTGGGCGCTGCATGAAGATGAAGCCATGATCAAAGGATGCTTGGAAGAATTAATCTCTATTTTG AGTAATGCCAACCAGTCTATCTGTCGTCAGGTAATAAGCAGGAATCACTTCGAAGCATTGGACACATTGGTACTCTATTATCAGATG GAAACACGTGTCTCCATCCGCTTGTTGCTGTTGAAGAGTTTTGGTGCGCTGTGTAATCTTGAAGCACGTGTGATATCCGAATTGCTGACGTCCGTGTTGGCAGTGGAGCTTGCCAGAGATTTGCAGACAGACTTGTCAA ATACTCAAAAGTTCTGCTTCTCAAGTTTGGTGCTAACTATGTTATTTTCAATGGGAGAGCCACTGCCTGTCTATCATTATG AACAGCTGAATCAAACCTTTATCGAGTTCATCTTTGATCAAATTGAGAACCCACATGACGCAGAGATGGAGGATGAAATCGCTGATACGCTAACAGCCCTCATCCTCTCGTTTAACCTCCATATCAAAGATGCTCGTGATAATGTGATACTCAaggtgttggcagagagaggaCAGGCAAAGGTTTTTACAGAGAaagtgatgatgttgatgaacagCGGAG ATGATCCAGTCAAGATGTTTGACCATGAACCTCGGCCAGACAACTCTGTCCTCAAGTTCCTGTGTGATCTATACTGTCTCGAGTCCACGTCGGATCTTCTGTACACAAACGATGCCAAGGTGCTGATTGATGTTGTGATACGGCATCTGTGTGATCTGTCTCCCGGAAACAAG ATGAGATCGCATATTCTGAATCTGATGCATCTGATCATGAAGAATTCTTCCTACTGTGAACACGAGCATCGTAAAGCTGAGCTTCAGAGTCTGCTGATGGACATCTCCAAAGAAGAAGACAAGGAGTCTGAACAAGATCGCTGGCTCATCCGACTCATCTGGAAAGATTTGCCGCAATATTTTGGGTTTCCTACAATGTAA
- the LOC135491426 gene encoding protein LLP homolog, which translates to MAKSLRSKHKRKMRAIKRQKNAPKELEKLKKILGREAQQDVEMKELYTVTDAKTMVEKSKDGMDVDKEASKYNPKTMKDENGQYPPWMNQRKIKNHKMKLKKKTNSGPKKKRGRKGQAW; encoded by the exons ATGGCGAAAAGTTTAAGGAGCAAGCACAAGAGAAAGATGAGGGCGATCAAACGACAGAAGAATGCACCCAAAGAGTtggaaaagttgaaaaaaatattaggTCGAGAAGCGCAGCAAGATGTTGAAATGAAAGAACTCTATACAG TTACTGATGCGAAAACAATGGTAGAGAAATCAAAAG ATGGGATGGATGTCGATAAAGAAGCTTCCAAGTATAACCCAAAGAcaatgaaagatgaaaatggGCAGTACCCGCCTTGGATGAACCAGAGGAAAATCAAGAATCACAAGATGAAGTTGAAGAAGAAGACTAATTCTGGACCAAAAAAGAAACGAGGGAGAAAAGGACAGGCATGGTGA